CCTACCTCACCTAGCACCATCTTCTTCGTCGGACTGAGATTCCCCCGGATCCAAGGCGATACGAAGTAGATTCCAATACTGACGCCGTTACAGTTCATCCCGCGGCCATCACGTCACCCGATGTTCCCCGCTGACATCATCTCATCAACCAGTCGCGTCACCTGCTGACCAAGCAGATTGTAAACTGTCAGGCGAACATCGGTTCGACTCGGTAATGTGAACGATATCTCAGTCGAGGGATTAAACGGATTTGGATAATTCTGTCTCAGCGCAAAACCAGCAGCCGCGGATCGTCATCATCGACATCAGTCGGCAGATAGAGATAAACATTCCCCAAATCGCCGCGCCGGTCGCGCTCGGGTCAACCAGGTCGCCCGGGCCGTCATGCGAGGCCGCCATCGATGGTGCGCTCATATACTCCGGCGTCGTCACCGAAAACGGCTGACTCGCGGCAAGCGGCGCATACAGATTACTATATATCCGATACCGTAGTTTGACTCCACTCCACTGCGGGCGGTCAGACCATCCGGCCGCCAACTTTGACCCCTGTTCATCGAGAATCAACCGTCGGCTGGAGCTTCGCGGCGGTATTATCGGGAAACCAATGTCGCCACCTGAAGTATCGCGCTCGCGCGGCTGGTGGCCGTCAAATAAAGCTCCTTGGTCACAGTCCGGAGTAGTCAGGCAAACCGATCGCGCTTACGAGTCATTGATTGCCGCCGCCATCTCATCGATATTCGCGCCACCGACGGTCGATGACCGAATTTGGTCCCACCGGCGGTTTTGTCGGCATTTATACCATACCACGGGCGCGTGGCGTGGTGCACGACCATTGTCAGCCAGCAGACATAAAACCGATTCTGCGCATCCCGCCCGACGTGACGTTTGACGATCTGACTATCCGAGGCCGAGGTTGATATCAAAACTCCCGCCATCAATCTGACCGGTGGAGGTCAGCCATCGACCATACGCTTTGCGGCGATGATCCCCGGCTATCTATCCGGGCGACCAAAGCACCGACCGTTTTTCGCCAGCGCGGCGCGCGGCGTCATTTCCATCACCTGTAGAGTTGAATCAGAGATCGTGAACTCATCCGATTTCCGGAATCCCGTAATCAGACAGATATCGAGCAAATACTCGCTGCCCGGCACACCGGAGACCGCGCGCCCGTCCACTAGACAGCTTGATATTCTGCTGCACCGTATCGCCGTCCGCCGCGGAGGTTTCCGACTGGAATTAACGCCGGTCACCATTCAACTTTCGTTTGGCCCCACCGGGTCGCGGTATGCGCGACCAGTTGCGCAATATCGCCCCCATCGTTCCGTCGATCCGCAAACGGAACCAGGTCCGCGCCGATCGGTAACCGAACCACCACCGAGGGTGAACTTGCCGGCACCCCTTGCGTATCGTCATTCAATGTGCGCGGCGAAACCAACGTACATCACCCAGCAAATCAAACTGATGGAAAAGTAGATATCGCATCATCGCGCTGAAGAACTGCAGCGAATCAGCCGCGGAGGGTGGGACGATCGTAAACTCGGCGGCGACAGCAGTCCCCGCGCCGGTATACTGACGAACATAAACATCAGCATCGACCGACCGGTAATCTTCCCACGCGATCAGGTAGCCGGAGTTCGGTTGCACTGCAACCTCTGGCGCCCAATGCGCATTGCTGGCGGCATCAGAATTGACAATCGTCGGCGCGATAACCGAAACACCAGTATTGGAATATATCCGCATCTGAATTGTGTTGCCGCTGATATCGTAATTCTCCCAGACGATCACTAGTCGGCCATCGGGGTAGATATCAACATCATACAGTCCGGCGAACGCACCATTGGTCGTATCATTGACCAGAAACGGCGCCAGATCAACTGCAAGCGCGCTGGTGTAGCGCGAACCATAAAGCAATCCATTGGTGCGATCGCGATAGCATAGAAAAACGCGCCCCGATGTATCTACCGCTATTTTCGGATCAACCGTTTCTGCGCCGACCGTCGACCCGTCATCATCTGATTGACGCCGAGAGTGAACCAAGCGAATCAGGCCAACTGCAGGAATATCTTTCGCCCCATCTCGTTCATCCTGCCAGACCGTCACCCACTGACCGTTTTCATTTTGGCACCGAGACAACATCCTGGGTAAAATGAGCCGGGAGAGCTGATCTCGGAGATCCGAAGGTCAACTGCCGCAGGGAGACGAGACTGGACTGTCCGATTGCGGTAAGGGTGGCGCGACTGTCCGGATTCGGGACGGTGACCTGTTCCCTGATATTTGCCTCGCCCGTTCTGCCGATGAAAGCGCGGCCTGCGTAACCGAGGTATAACCAGAAGAAAGAGGATCAGTTTTCTCCAACCGACATTGACCACCACACCTTTTGCGCCTGGATAATTGTCGTAGGGCACATGCCCCGCTCCCGAAACTCCCGAGGTTTGGCACCAAGCCGTAACTTATTGCGAGGCATCACATAATGGGCTCCAGAACCTCTTCGAGCAAGCTAATAATAGTATCGGCATTGCGGGAGTAAGTTGCAGCGCAATTACTTGGACCCACCTAATTGAATGCCGCGCAAATCTTTGGCGCAACTTTGGCCCCGCCCTGTCGTACTCTAACCTAAAAAGGATAACAGGCGGCTTGCTTTGGCGGCCGCTGGGAAAGTCGATTTGAAACTATGTCGCTGACGGAAAATGTACCATCCTCCGGACCGGAGCAACCCTGGGAGCGGGTCCGGTGATGGAAGAAGGAATAGTCCAGGCATACTGTGAGCATGCGTATTCAAAATCGAGTTGCAGGACAGGGAGTGATTCTGGTTCTCCTCTTCGCGCTGG
This genomic interval from bacterium contains the following:
- a CDS encoding T9SS type A sorting domain-containing protein — protein: MRQNYPNPFNPSTEISFTLPSRTDVRLTVYNLLGQQVTRLVDEMMSAGNIG